A genomic stretch from Chloroflexota bacterium includes:
- a CDS encoding helix-turn-helix transcriptional regulator — translation MLDGEPAPGETLADRLDRLFRTARSPRGRPYTTGEAARAIAAAGGPTISPTYLWELRTGRATDPRRSHLQALAAFFGVPCGYFFDDEPASPTSEDPAIVLALRDDAVRRLVGRLAGLSPATVDALVGIVERIRVLEGLTAPGASVEEQSGRPGVDGQLAPRPRAVDGVATGPDGLAAPTLTPRRSPATPSQIRRGPGRQVR, via the coding sequence ATGCTGGATGGCGAGCCGGCGCCCGGGGAGACCCTGGCTGACCGTCTCGACCGTCTCTTCCGAACCGCGCGTTCCCCCCGCGGGCGCCCGTACACGACCGGCGAGGCAGCGCGGGCGATCGCGGCGGCCGGCGGCCCGACCATCTCCCCGACCTACCTCTGGGAGCTCCGGACGGGGCGGGCGACCGACCCGCGTCGCAGCCACCTCCAGGCCCTGGCCGCCTTCTTCGGCGTGCCGTGCGGCTACTTCTTCGACGACGAGCCCGCGTCGCCGACGAGCGAGGACCCGGCCATCGTGCTCGCGCTCCGCGACGATGCCGTCCGCCGTCTCGTCGGTCGGCTCGCCGGACTGTCGCCCGCGACGGTCGACGCGCTGGTGGGAATCGTCGAGCGGATCCGAGTCCTCGAGGGACTGACCGCGCCCGGGGCCAGCGTCGAGGAACAGTCTGGACGGCCAGGTGTGGACGGCCAGCTGGCTCCCCGTCCGCGCGCCGTGGATGGCGTCGCGACTGGGCCGGACGGCCTCGCAGCGCCAACGCTGACGCCCCGCAGATCGCCAGCTACCCCCAGTCAAATCCGTCGCGGTCCAGGGCGTCAGGTCAGGTAG
- a CDS encoding prepilin peptidase — MDIAPPVPTAVAWPALALLLGVAAVADLRSRHVPILLLGGGLLTGLVLAALVGGSSALGHSLLGVAVGGGLLLPFVLVRGKPPGLPRVERGEALGPADALLLAAVGAWQGPLFALQAAVAASLVGAVWALVAWCRAGRRRGVVFPYVPSLALGAVLATLLR; from the coding sequence ATGGACATTGCCCCGCCGGTCCCGACGGCCGTGGCCTGGCCCGCCCTCGCCCTGCTGCTCGGCGTGGCCGCAGTGGCGGACCTTCGCTCGCGCCACGTGCCGATCCTGCTGCTCGGCGGTGGACTGCTGACCGGCCTGGTTCTCGCGGCCCTGGTCGGAGGCTCTTCCGCCCTCGGGCACAGTCTGCTGGGCGTTGCCGTCGGCGGGGGGCTGCTGCTCCCGTTCGTGCTGGTCCGCGGCAAGCCACCCGGCCTTCCTCGGGTGGAACGAGGCGAGGCGCTCGGCCCGGCCGACGCCCTGCTCCTGGCCGCGGTCGGAGCCTGGCAGGGCCCGCTCTTCGCCCTACAGGCCGCGGTCGCGGCGAGCCTGGTGGGGGCCGTCTGGGCGCTCGTGGCCTGGTGCCGGGCCGGGCGTCGGCGCGGCGTTGTCTTTCCGTACGTGCCGTCATTGGCGCTGGGAGCCGTGCTGGCGACGCTGCTCCGCTAG
- a CDS encoding Tad domain-containing protein has protein sequence MRHRAAARRGVRGQAVAWLAIMLPLFLAVVGLAVDGVVVLGARRELQDIADGAARAGATAVDEQRYREQGTVELVEGTARQRAEQALARVESRRLESPPAGDVRASRTEVAVSVRGRARLAFIRIVGIRTAEVRASARARPFPGITQAE, from the coding sequence GTGAGGCACCGTGCGGCGGCGCGGCGCGGCGTGCGGGGCCAGGCCGTGGCCTGGCTGGCGATCATGCTGCCGCTGTTCCTGGCCGTGGTCGGGCTGGCCGTCGACGGGGTGGTCGTCCTGGGGGCGCGCCGCGAGCTCCAGGATATCGCCGACGGCGCGGCGCGAGCCGGGGCGACGGCGGTCGACGAGCAGCGCTACCGCGAGCAGGGGACGGTGGAGCTGGTCGAGGGGACCGCGCGCCAGCGGGCCGAGCAGGCGCTCGCTCGGGTCGAGTCGCGTCGGCTGGAAAGCCCTCCAGCTGGCGACGTCCGAGCGAGCCGAACGGAGGTCGCGGTGAGCGTGCGCGGGCGGGCCCGGCTCGCGTTCATCCGCATCGTCGGGATCAGGACCGCTGAGGTGCGTGCATCGGCAAGGGCGCGGCCGTTCCCCGGCATCACGCAGGCGGAGTGA
- a CDS encoding DUF4926 domain-containing protein: MLPEHAMVVLTRDVPGDTLRAGDVAVVLLAHSGREGVPPGYTVEVTTVTGETMAVIDVAADAVRPAAEHDVRHARAVAPRS; this comes from the coding sequence CTGCTCCCGGAGCACGCGATGGTCGTCCTCACCCGGGACGTGCCTGGCGATACCTTACGGGCGGGCGACGTCGCGGTGGTGCTGCTGGCGCACTCGGGCCGTGAGGGCGTCCCGCCGGGATACACCGTCGAGGTCACGACGGTCACCGGCGAGACGATGGCGGTCATCGACGTCGCCGCCGACGCCGTCCGTCCGGCGGCCGAGCATGACGTCCGCCACGCCCGGGCCGTGGCACCCCGCTCGTAG
- a CDS encoding type II secretion system F family protein: MERPLITLLLALSFGAGLGLLYGGLVDPRPPRPGPGPVARLLARAGLADVSPREFVLVSTLAGLAAAVAAQVALGWTAVSVLAGVLGTAVPLGYYLRRQEVRRARVQAALVDALAQLRDTVRAGLSVEEGVAALARSGPQALRAEFARLAQDARLDGFAAGLGRMRERLADPVFDMAAVALQTNDRLGGRQVVPVLDRLAQASRGELRVQEELRAYRARTVLSARVVAAVPVVLLVAIRWINPEYLAVFDAPAGQAVLALCAASVAVGYGAMLWTARTPGQPRVLR, from the coding sequence ATGGAGCGGCCGCTGATCACGCTGCTGCTGGCCCTGTCGTTCGGGGCCGGCCTGGGGCTGCTCTACGGCGGGCTCGTCGACCCGCGCCCGCCGCGACCCGGCCCGGGCCCGGTTGCCCGGCTGCTGGCGCGGGCCGGACTTGCCGACGTGTCGCCGCGCGAGTTCGTGCTGGTCTCGACGCTGGCCGGACTGGCGGCCGCAGTCGCCGCCCAGGTGGCCCTCGGCTGGACGGCCGTCTCGGTGCTGGCCGGGGTGCTGGGCACCGCCGTGCCGCTCGGCTACTACCTCCGTCGCCAGGAGGTCCGTCGCGCCCGGGTCCAGGCGGCGCTGGTCGACGCCCTGGCCCAGCTCCGCGACACGGTGCGAGCGGGCCTGAGTGTCGAGGAGGGCGTGGCGGCCCTCGCCCGGAGCGGGCCGCAGGCCCTGCGCGCCGAGTTCGCCCGCCTGGCCCAGGACGCGCGGCTCGACGGCTTCGCGGCGGGGTTGGGCCGGATGCGGGAGCGGCTGGCCGACCCGGTCTTCGATATGGCGGCGGTCGCGCTCCAGACGAACGACCGCCTGGGCGGCCGGCAGGTCGTGCCGGTCCTCGATCGGCTGGCCCAGGCCAGCCGCGGCGAACTGCGGGTCCAGGAGGAGCTGCGGGCCTACCGGGCGCGGACGGTGCTCTCGGCGCGGGTCGTGGCGGCCGTGCCGGTCGTCCTGCTGGTGGCCATCCGCTGGATCAATCCGGAGTACCTGGCCGTGTTCGACGCGCCCGCGGGCCAGGCGGTGCTCGCGCTGTGCGCGGCGAGCGTCGCGGTCGGCTACGGTGCGATGCTCTGGACGGCGCGCACGCCGGGCCAGCCGCGGGTGCTCCGATGA
- a CDS encoding type II secretion system F family protein — MNDPFGLPDLGWLADPAARAAAWAVLVERLGRFDPTAVRPGGLLWPALVGLGLYLLLVAQPIGRPKPDLVERLRRLDVDERVRWELGAERLPLFRSRLLEALLRPVLDDVGALLRSLLGRLGLAGGRDLEARLAVARPGVTASQHYGEKLAVALVAGAFVPLGASLGVLPFGWATPWIAALVAGLGFAAPDWELERRLRTLRAACAHELPALVDLLAIATSAGYAVEQGLELVVREGTGAAARELRRATREAALGQAPLVEALEAAARRVGAPELSQLVTTLRAAQEQGLPLGPALAAQAEVLRDRRRLAVLEEGGKANVRMVIPVAVFILPVLFIILLVPAAVSLLGFGG, encoded by the coding sequence GTGAACGACCCCTTCGGGCTCCCAGACCTCGGCTGGCTGGCCGACCCTGCCGCGCGGGCCGCGGCCTGGGCAGTGCTGGTCGAGCGGCTCGGCCGGTTCGACCCGACGGCGGTCCGGCCGGGCGGGCTGCTCTGGCCGGCCCTGGTCGGGCTCGGGTTGTACCTGCTGCTGGTGGCCCAGCCGATCGGGCGGCCGAAGCCGGACCTGGTCGAGCGGCTGCGGCGGCTCGACGTGGACGAGCGGGTCCGCTGGGAGCTCGGGGCCGAGCGACTGCCGCTGTTCCGGTCGCGGCTGCTCGAGGCCCTCCTGCGGCCGGTCCTCGACGACGTCGGGGCGCTGCTGCGGAGCCTGCTCGGCCGGCTCGGGCTGGCCGGCGGCCGCGACCTGGAGGCCAGGCTGGCTGTCGCCCGACCGGGCGTGACGGCTTCCCAGCACTACGGCGAGAAGCTGGCGGTCGCGCTGGTGGCCGGTGCGTTCGTCCCGCTCGGGGCCTCTCTCGGGGTGCTCCCGTTCGGCTGGGCGACGCCGTGGATCGCGGCGCTGGTGGCGGGACTCGGCTTTGCCGCACCGGACTGGGAGCTGGAGCGGCGGCTGCGGACCCTGCGGGCCGCCTGCGCCCACGAGCTGCCGGCCCTGGTGGACTTGCTCGCGATCGCGACCTCGGCCGGCTACGCCGTCGAGCAGGGGCTGGAGCTGGTCGTCCGCGAGGGGACGGGAGCGGCGGCTCGCGAGCTGCGGCGGGCGACCCGCGAGGCGGCGCTCGGGCAGGCCCCGCTGGTCGAGGCGCTCGAGGCGGCCGCGCGGCGGGTCGGGGCACCCGAGCTCTCGCAGCTGGTGACCACGCTGCGGGCCGCCCAGGAGCAGGGCCTGCCGCTCGGGCCGGCGCTCGCGGCCCAGGCCGAGGTGCTCCGCGACCGACGGCGGCTGGCGGTGCTCGAGGAGGGCGGCAAGGCGAACGTCCGGATGGTGATCCCGGTCGCCGTGTTCATCCTCCCGGTGCTGTTCATCATCCTGCTCGTCCCGGCGGCGGTGTCGCTGCTGGGGTTCGGGGGATAG
- a CDS encoding LysM peptidoglycan-binding domain-containing protein: MLDRTYIGKEAADDEATAWAWDGPAARGPVLGRRGWILVLLLGLVLPVGLLAWDGFPRSSEWTSAWRVAWLAASTGPGGLPTGAVGRAALVGTGWVVASPAALALLIALVAQSSRSARGQLWLVIVGLALVPTGLLALVGSPRLPAALPTWGDATALGGADLLGLAELLAWALWAWAVLSFVLQVLVALAARVAGPAAWVGSLATVVDRLSAPLIRGVVRRSMLVMLIANVVGRAAPAAAAAPPPAPVALALDGPTNSGAVAHGTESVDSDAGTIARNGQANGVVATARLSSAGPLRQEGEPTRHVVGSGETLREISRQHYGVPDEWPRLAEANLGKPQPEGGRLTRPDYIRPGWVLVVPPAGPVEWVDGAAYYTVAKYDTLRGIAARLYGDELAWPRIFEANRGTIAPNGMPLHHPDLIYPDHRLRIPDLAPPTDVGTDPVAAEAAAAAERAEQERRAAEARRAEEARRAEEARQAEESRRAEEARAEQARRADEARRTEEARLAEAARRAEEARIAEAEAAAARERARQAALAEAAEAEQRARAEAAAAEARAAELRALARQAALAAGAAGAVLALGAAGLLARRRRGRRTRLDDPPPPDEQVPVREGFAEGEPHRALAFRAHAGEEAEPAVLAAAALARALDAEGFRDLDILTAAEVRGGRGAEFLVCGDLTDVARVVEAAPTLRRHLGGDVEAELTPDHDALLRVRAIGGMAAWPAAAPGAAPPLVPLGIRPDRQGVSVNWEELEHVLVAGLPGGGAETVLVSLVAGLAARSRPDELRLWTFAPRRALPAELADLPHQLALPVDPAGPDGERARAELRDLLERRRAGERGPEVVVVVGELADLDDGGTTLEAIGRDGPAYGVRLLAATSRAEELSEGLLAHFQTRLVLRLLDAELSVRLLGTEDAAELGAGGDMLVRLEGRRPFGARGYRIAPDQLARLVRLTRDLYGQVPAGTDDDRPGWVASDQGGSRGEPDEGTAASDDGASLEAAHGLDESDEAAEDDGEASDGIATSGPMVEGGGDRPEVPSERPPRAGTAGIGATARNGAVATVAAPTENGVAREPAPPAPAAPAAAMVEIRCFGKLRLAVDGREWEPGSLPSSGGEGGARVWEALAFIAAHPPGTVTGERLLTGLYPDAPGTREMHKRVHNALWRARKLLAGLRPGLPGDALQADAAGVYRFAPGAMTSDVHRFLELVRRAPRLEPAEAEAALREACALYAGELLEAPTYGWVSDRSAADGVTLEEQYRETFLRAARALGQLLLQAERPAEAAEVYWSVLNREPTAIEAVRGLCRARVALGDGAGLRQDRRQLVARLAGYYGVAEDEVPAGKTPDEEILDEDVAALFGEAERQVGPGAASGKGR, from the coding sequence ATGCTCGACCGTACCTACATCGGCAAGGAGGCGGCCGACGACGAGGCCACCGCGTGGGCCTGGGACGGACCGGCGGCGCGCGGTCCGGTGCTCGGGCGACGCGGCTGGATCCTCGTGCTCCTGCTCGGGCTCGTGCTGCCGGTCGGGCTGCTGGCCTGGGACGGATTCCCCCGCTCGAGCGAGTGGACGTCGGCATGGCGAGTGGCCTGGCTCGCGGCCTCGACGGGACCGGGTGGGCTTCCCACTGGCGCCGTCGGACGGGCGGCGCTCGTCGGTACCGGCTGGGTCGTCGCCAGCCCGGCCGCGCTGGCGCTCCTGATCGCGCTCGTCGCCCAGTCGTCACGCTCCGCGCGCGGGCAGCTCTGGCTCGTGATCGTCGGGTTGGCGCTCGTGCCGACGGGACTGCTGGCCCTGGTCGGCTCGCCCCGGCTGCCGGCTGCCCTACCGACCTGGGGTGACGCGACGGCCCTCGGCGGTGCGGATCTGCTCGGCCTGGCCGAGCTGCTCGCCTGGGCCCTCTGGGCCTGGGCGGTGCTGTCGTTCGTGCTCCAGGTCCTGGTCGCCCTCGCCGCGCGGGTGGCCGGCCCGGCCGCCTGGGTAGGGTCCCTGGCAACCGTCGTCGACCGCCTCTCGGCGCCGCTCATTCGCGGGGTCGTCCGTCGCTCCATGCTCGTCATGCTGATCGCCAACGTCGTCGGCCGGGCCGCGCCGGCCGCGGCGGCCGCACCGCCTCCCGCTCCCGTCGCCCTGGCGCTCGACGGACCGACCAATTCGGGCGCGGTCGCGCACGGAACCGAGAGTGTGGACTCGGACGCCGGAACGATCGCCCGCAACGGCCAAGCCAATGGGGTCGTCGCGACGGCCCGGCTGTCGTCCGCTGGCCCCCTCCGGCAGGAGGGCGAGCCCACGCGCCACGTCGTCGGTTCCGGCGAGACCCTGCGCGAAATCAGCCGGCAACACTATGGCGTTCCCGACGAGTGGCCGCGGCTGGCGGAGGCCAACCTGGGCAAACCCCAGCCGGAGGGCGGCAGGCTGACCCGTCCCGATTACATCCGGCCGGGCTGGGTGCTGGTCGTCCCGCCGGCCGGGCCGGTCGAGTGGGTCGATGGGGCGGCCTACTACACCGTGGCGAAGTACGACACGCTGCGGGGCATCGCCGCGCGCCTCTATGGCGACGAGCTGGCCTGGCCGCGCATCTTCGAGGCCAACCGAGGCACGATCGCCCCGAACGGGATGCCGCTTCATCACCCCGACCTCATCTACCCCGACCACCGACTGCGGATTCCGGACCTGGCGCCGCCGACCGACGTTGGTACCGATCCGGTGGCGGCCGAGGCGGCGGCAGCGGCCGAGCGTGCCGAGCAGGAACGCCGTGCCGCGGAGGCCCGCCGCGCCGAGGAGGCGCGCCGAGCGGAAGAGGCGCGTCAGGCGGAGGAATCCCGGCGGGCCGAGGAGGCGCGGGCCGAACAGGCGCGTCGGGCGGATGAGGCCCGCCGGACCGAGGAGGCCCGGCTGGCCGAGGCTGCCCGCCGGGCCGAGGAGGCGCGGATCGCCGAGGCCGAGGCGGCTGCCGCGCGCGAGCGAGCCCGTCAGGCCGCGCTCGCCGAGGCGGCCGAGGCCGAGCAGCGGGCCCGCGCGGAGGCCGCGGCGGCGGAGGCGCGGGCGGCCGAGCTTCGGGCGCTGGCCCGGCAGGCGGCGCTCGCGGCCGGGGCGGCCGGGGCGGTGCTGGCGCTCGGGGCGGCCGGGCTGCTGGCCCGCCGCCGACGCGGGCGGCGCACGCGCCTGGACGACCCGCCCCCGCCCGACGAGCAGGTGCCGGTCCGCGAGGGTTTCGCCGAGGGCGAGCCCCACCGCGCGCTGGCCTTCCGCGCCCACGCCGGCGAGGAGGCCGAGCCGGCGGTCCTGGCCGCGGCGGCCCTCGCGCGGGCGCTGGACGCCGAAGGGTTCCGCGACCTCGACATCCTGACCGCGGCCGAGGTCCGCGGCGGGCGCGGGGCCGAGTTCCTGGTCTGCGGCGACCTGACGGACGTGGCACGCGTGGTCGAGGCCGCACCCACCCTCCGCCGCCACCTCGGGGGCGATGTCGAGGCCGAGCTCACCCCCGACCACGACGCCCTCCTGCGCGTGCGGGCGATCGGCGGCATGGCGGCCTGGCCGGCCGCGGCCCCGGGGGCCGCCCCGCCGCTGGTGCCGCTCGGGATCCGGCCGGATCGCCAGGGAGTCTCCGTCAACTGGGAGGAGCTCGAGCACGTGCTAGTGGCCGGCCTGCCCGGCGGCGGGGCCGAGACTGTCCTGGTCAGCCTGGTCGCCGGCCTGGCGGCCCGCTCCCGTCCGGACGAGCTGCGGCTGTGGACGTTCGCGCCGCGGCGGGCGCTGCCGGCCGAGCTGGCCGACCTGCCCCACCAGTTGGCCCTGCCGGTCGATCCAGCCGGCCCGGATGGGGAGCGGGCGCGCGCCGAGCTGCGCGACCTGCTGGAGCGCCGGCGGGCCGGCGAGCGCGGCCCGGAGGTGGTCGTGGTGGTCGGCGAGCTGGCCGACCTCGACGACGGCGGGACGACGCTCGAGGCGATCGGGCGCGACGGCCCGGCGTACGGCGTACGCCTGCTCGCGGCCACGAGCCGGGCCGAGGAGCTGAGCGAGGGGCTGCTGGCCCACTTCCAGACCCGGCTGGTCCTGCGGCTGCTGGACGCCGAGCTGTCGGTCCGGCTGCTCGGGACGGAGGACGCCGCCGAGCTCGGGGCCGGTGGCGACATGCTGGTGCGCCTGGAAGGCCGCCGGCCATTCGGCGCCCGCGGGTACCGGATCGCGCCCGACCAGCTGGCCCGGCTGGTGCGCCTGACCCGCGACCTGTACGGGCAGGTCCCCGCGGGCACAGATGACGACCGGCCCGGATGGGTCGCCTCGGATCAGGGCGGGTCAAGGGGTGAGCCCGACGAAGGTACAGCCGCGTCGGACGACGGAGCTTCCCTCGAGGCTGCTCACGGCCTGGATGAGTCGGACGAGGCGGCGGAGGACGACGGTGAGGCATCCGACGGTATCGCAACGTCCGGTCCGATGGTGGAGGGTGGCGGTGACCGCCCGGAAGTGCCTTCGGAGCGGCCCCCCCGCGCTGGGACCGCCGGGATCGGCGCGACTGCCCGGAACGGCGCCGTGGCGACCGTCGCAGCGCCGACGGAGAACGGTGTCGCTCGCGAGCCTGCGCCCCCTGCCCCGGCGGCGCCGGCCGCCGCGATGGTCGAGATCCGCTGCTTCGGCAAGCTGCGGCTCGCCGTGGACGGGCGCGAGTGGGAGCCTGGCAGCCTGCCGAGCAGCGGCGGCGAGGGCGGCGCCCGCGTCTGGGAGGCGCTCGCCTTCATCGCCGCGCACCCGCCCGGGACGGTGACAGGCGAGCGGCTGCTGACGGGGCTTTACCCCGACGCCCCGGGCACCCGCGAGATGCACAAGCGGGTCCACAACGCCCTCTGGCGGGCCCGAAAGCTCCTGGCCGGGCTCCGCCCGGGCCTGCCCGGCGATGCCCTCCAGGCCGACGCGGCCGGCGTGTACCGGTTCGCGCCGGGTGCGATGACATCCGACGTCCACCGGTTCCTCGAGCTGGTGCGACGCGCGCCCCGCCTTGAGCCGGCCGAGGCCGAGGCCGCGCTCCGCGAGGCCTGCGCGCTGTACGCCGGCGAGCTGCTCGAGGCGCCGACCTACGGCTGGGTGTCGGATCGGAGCGCGGCGGACGGGGTCACGCTGGAAGAGCAGTACCGGGAGACGTTCCTTAGGGCCGCCCGCGCTCTCGGGCAGCTCCTCCTGCAAGCCGAGCGACCGGCCGAGGCGGCTGAGGTCTACTGGTCGGTGTTGAACCGCGAGCCAACGGCCATCGAGGCCGTGCGCGGGCTCTGCCGGGCCCGCGTGGCCCTCGGCGACGGAGCGGGACTCCGCCAGGACCGCCGCCAGCTGGTCGCCCGGCTGGCGGGGTATTACGGCGTCGCGGAGGATGAGGTGCCCGCCGGGAAGACGCCGGACGAGGAGATCCTCGACGAGGACGTCGCGGCGCTCTTCGGCGAGGCCGAGCGGCAGGTGGGGCCCGGTGCCGCGAGCGGCAAGGGACGCTGA
- a CDS encoding type II toxin-antitoxin system PemK/MazF family toxin encodes MVLLELDPTVGHEQRGVRPCIVVSDPDVIADQRFPLTAVVPVTGTPGQGALYPSLQPGRSGLAKPSYALIDQLRSVDKRRIRRVFGVISSSEVDALDEGLVLFLGLGAKPTSPGAQSSD; translated from the coding sequence GTGGTGCTGTTGGAGCTCGATCCCACCGTCGGCCATGAGCAGCGGGGCGTCCGCCCGTGCATCGTCGTCAGTGACCCGGACGTGATCGCTGACCAGCGCTTTCCGCTGACCGCCGTCGTTCCTGTCACCGGAACGCCTGGCCAAGGGGCGCTCTATCCCAGCCTCCAGCCGGGTCGCAGTGGGCTGGCCAAACCGTCCTACGCGCTCATCGACCAGCTACGCTCCGTGGACAAGCGGCGCATCCGCCGTGTCTTCGGCGTGATCTCCAGCAGCGAGGTCGACGCCCTGGACGAGGGTCTGGTGCTCTTTCTCGGCCTCGGCGCGAAACCCACGTCGCCCGGAGCGCAGTCTAGCGACTAG
- a CDS encoding pilus assembly protein, with translation MRARASADADGATAGVAVPRPRPSGREERRPRRLRRQVERGQALVETALAFPILVLAAYAMVQVVLYVHARTVVVAAVQEGARAAVTGGDGMGRAREVLQAGLGPSGRRLFVNTRIELGATGGEAWVVSADGTWPVHVGLTRIEVPLRAEARVSGEFFRGGPPGGPGR, from the coding sequence ATGCGCGCCCGGGCGAGCGCCGACGCGGACGGGGCGACCGCCGGCGTCGCCGTGCCGCGGCCCCGGCCCTCCGGCCGCGAGGAGCGGCGACCCCGCCGGCTGCGACGACAGGTCGAGCGGGGCCAGGCGCTGGTTGAGACGGCCCTGGCGTTCCCGATCCTGGTCTTGGCGGCCTACGCGATGGTCCAGGTGGTCCTCTACGTCCACGCGCGGACCGTCGTGGTCGCCGCCGTCCAGGAAGGCGCCCGGGCGGCCGTGACGGGCGGCGACGGGATGGGGCGAGCGCGCGAGGTGCTCCAGGCCGGCTTGGGCCCGAGCGGCCGTCGGCTGTTCGTGAACACCCGCATCGAGCTCGGCGCTACGGGCGGCGAGGCCTGGGTCGTGTCCGCCGACGGGACCTGGCCGGTCCACGTCGGGCTGACCCGCATCGAGGTGCCGCTCCGCGCCGAGGCGCGCGTCAGCGGCGAGTTCTTCCGCGGCGGCCCGCCGGGAGGGCCGGGGCGATGA
- a CDS encoding CpaF family protein translates to MVAERRGGVAGGRPVGPEREAERALRDAVRAALDGRVRQGTLDEGRMLRPGPEEEAEVRKEIRRLIAEHQRVARTSGGVVLADEAATEARLVDALLKLGILQPLLDDGSIEEIEVNGPSRVFVVRDGRTELLPELYFDDDEELRRLVKRIVGPLGRRLDEASPMVDVRLPDGSRLNAVIPPAAEFTAVTIRKFLLRAQSLDQLVRLGTLPAAVAQFLDAAVRGGVNILVSGPTGSGKTTLLNALGAAIVGLNERIVVVEETAELKLSKLPNAVSLQGRAANVEGAGEITIRDLVRNALRMRPTRIVVGEVRGAEALDMLDAMNTGHDGSLTTIHGNSPRDALARLRVLALRAEERVPAEALGEMIASTVGLVVQLRLDPRSGERRVSGVFEVTGLEGATIVGQDLWTIDDGGRLAWTGRQPRCLERIAARGIDYTPPPAVARPRRGGAAAGARAGEGGR, encoded by the coding sequence ATGGTCGCTGAGCGGCGCGGCGGGGTGGCGGGTGGCCGGCCGGTCGGCCCGGAGCGCGAGGCCGAGCGGGCGCTGCGCGACGCGGTCCGCGCGGCCCTGGACGGGCGCGTGCGCCAGGGGACGCTCGACGAGGGACGCATGCTGCGGCCGGGTCCCGAGGAGGAGGCCGAGGTCCGCAAGGAGATCCGGCGGCTGATCGCCGAGCACCAGCGAGTGGCCCGCACCTCCGGGGGCGTCGTCCTGGCCGACGAGGCCGCGACCGAGGCGCGGCTGGTCGACGCGCTGCTGAAGCTCGGCATCCTCCAGCCGCTGCTCGACGACGGGTCGATCGAGGAGATCGAGGTCAACGGGCCGAGCCGGGTGTTCGTCGTCCGCGACGGGCGGACGGAGCTGCTGCCGGAGCTGTACTTCGACGACGACGAGGAGCTGCGGCGGCTGGTGAAGCGGATCGTCGGGCCGCTCGGGCGGCGGCTGGACGAGGCCTCGCCGATGGTCGACGTCCGTCTGCCGGACGGCTCGCGCCTGAACGCGGTCATCCCGCCGGCCGCGGAGTTCACGGCGGTCACGATCCGCAAGTTCCTGCTGCGAGCCCAGTCGCTCGACCAGCTGGTGCGGCTCGGGACGCTGCCGGCGGCCGTCGCCCAGTTCCTGGATGCGGCCGTCCGGGGCGGCGTCAACATCCTGGTGAGCGGGCCGACCGGGAGCGGCAAGACGACCCTCCTCAACGCCCTCGGGGCCGCCATCGTCGGGCTGAACGAGCGGATCGTGGTGGTCGAGGAGACGGCCGAGCTGAAGCTCTCGAAGCTGCCGAACGCGGTCTCGCTCCAGGGGCGCGCGGCGAACGTCGAGGGGGCCGGCGAGATCACGATCCGGGATCTCGTCCGCAACGCGCTGCGGATGCGGCCGACCCGGATCGTCGTCGGCGAGGTCCGCGGGGCCGAGGCGCTCGACATGCTCGACGCGATGAACACCGGCCACGACGGCAGCCTGACGACGATCCACGGCAACAGCCCTAGAGACGCGCTGGCCCGCCTGCGGGTCCTGGCGCTGCGGGCCGAGGAGCGGGTCCCGGCCGAGGCGCTCGGCGAGATGATCGCCTCGACGGTCGGGTTGGTCGTCCAGCTCCGCCTGGACCCCCGGAGCGGCGAGCGGCGGGTCTCGGGCGTGTTCGAGGTCACCGGGCTCGAGGGCGCGACGATCGTCGGCCAGGACCTGTGGACGATCGACGACGGGGGGCGCCTGGCGTGGACCGGCCGCCAGCCCCGCTGCCTGGAGCGGATCGCGGCGCGGGGAATCGACTACACCCCGCCCCCGGCGGTCGCCCGCCCCCGGCGAGGTGGCGCGGCGGCCGGGGCGCGCGCCGGCGAGGGCGGCCGGTGA